One Meiothermus sp. QL-1 DNA segment encodes these proteins:
- a CDS encoding PaaX family transcriptional regulator C-terminal domain-containing protein, giving the protein MRARSYLFTLYMEYLYPENRAWVGDLIRWMEVLKFSEPAVRAAVSRSVKRGWIIPEKVGRRAYYRLSPRVAWQVERVRERLYGYGAPWDGRWRVLVYAVPEAKRTVRDRFRNELILLGFGTPAPGVWISPTASLEAARDLVGFYGLQSYVELFEAERFSSTSSAELIDKAFNLKEAQARYRTFLGQAFKQPRSPEEAFAWLTHLIHQARKNLFLDPGLPPELTPAGFLGQEAKERFLELRARLMQQAQPLLPPRSAAAD; this is encoded by the coding sequence ATGCGGGCGCGGTCGTACCTGTTCACCCTATACATGGAGTATCTGTACCCGGAGAACCGGGCCTGGGTGGGGGACCTGATCCGCTGGATGGAAGTCTTGAAATTCAGCGAACCCGCGGTGCGGGCCGCGGTGTCGCGCAGCGTGAAGCGCGGCTGGATTATCCCCGAGAAGGTGGGTCGGCGGGCCTACTACCGCCTCTCGCCCCGGGTGGCCTGGCAGGTGGAGCGGGTGCGGGAGCGGCTTTATGGGTATGGGGCCCCCTGGGATGGTCGCTGGCGCGTGCTGGTTTACGCGGTACCCGAGGCCAAGCGCACGGTGCGCGACCGCTTTCGCAACGAGCTGATCCTCTTAGGCTTTGGTACCCCGGCCCCTGGGGTTTGGATAAGCCCCACCGCCTCGCTCGAGGCTGCCCGCGACCTGGTGGGCTTTTACGGGCTGCAGAGCTACGTGGAGCTCTTCGAGGCCGAGCGTTTTTCCAGCACCTCCTCGGCCGAGCTCATAGATAAGGCCTTCAACCTGAAGGAAGCCCAGGCCCGCTACCGGACCTTTCTGGGGCAGGCCTTCAAGCAGCCGCGCAGCCCTGAGGAGGCCTTCGCGTGGCTGACCCACCTGATTCACCAGGCCCGCAAGAACCTCTTTTTGGACCCCGGGCTGCCGCCCGAGCTTACCCCTGCGGGGTTTTTAGGCCAGGAGGCCAAGGAGCGCTTCCTGGAGCTGAGGGCCCGTTTGATGCAGCAGGCCCAGCCCCTTCTTCCACCCCGTTCAGCAGCAGCCGACTGA
- the msrA gene encoding peptide-methionine (S)-S-oxide reductase MsrA, translating to METATLGGGCFWCLEAVFEEVAGVTRVVPGYAGGHLPNPTYAQVCTQETGHAEVVQLTFDPGVVSYRELLEIFFAVHDPTTKDRQGADVGPQYRSIILYHSPAQRTVAEAVIREQERFWGRPIVTELVPFEVFYPAEAYHQGYFRRNPEQPYCRYVIAPKLAKFRRQFAQYLSNKGGKTA from the coding sequence GTGGAGACGGCAACGCTGGGGGGAGGCTGTTTTTGGTGTCTAGAGGCGGTTTTTGAGGAGGTGGCGGGGGTGACCCGGGTGGTACCGGGCTACGCCGGTGGCCACCTGCCCAACCCTACCTACGCCCAGGTCTGCACCCAGGAGACCGGCCACGCCGAGGTGGTGCAGCTCACCTTCGACCCCGGGGTGGTCTCGTACCGGGAGCTTTTGGAGATTTTCTTCGCCGTCCACGACCCCACCACCAAGGACCGTCAGGGCGCTGACGTGGGGCCGCAGTACCGCTCGATTATCCTTTATCATTCTCCAGCGCAGCGGACCGTGGCCGAGGCGGTCATACGGGAGCAGGAGAGGTTTTGGGGCCGGCCCATCGTGACCGAGCTGGTGCCCTTCGAGGTTTTTTATCCCGCCGAGGCTTACCATCAGGGGTATTTTCGCCGCAACCCCGAGCAGCCCTACTGCCGCTATGTGATTGCCCCCAAGCTGGCCAAGTTTCGCCGGCAGTTTGCCCAATATTTGTCCAATAAAGGAGGGAAGACTGCCTGA
- the rnhA gene encoding ribonuclease HI — protein MDLKRVEMYADGACLGNPGPGGWAALLRYGEREKLVSGGEDHTTNNRMELLAVISGLKALKEPCRVDVFTDSRYLQGAFAKGWLENWRTNGWRRADRRPVENQDLWQALLQALGTHQVEFHWVKGHAGHPENERVDREARRQASLRKRGLGENRT, from the coding sequence ATGGACCTGAAGAGGGTGGAGATGTACGCCGACGGCGCTTGCCTGGGCAACCCCGGCCCTGGAGGCTGGGCGGCCTTGCTCCGCTATGGCGAGCGGGAAAAGCTGGTCTCCGGTGGGGAGGACCACACCACCAACAACCGCATGGAGTTGTTGGCGGTGATCAGCGGGCTGAAAGCCTTGAAGGAGCCCTGTCGTGTGGATGTGTTTACCGACAGCCGGTACCTGCAGGGGGCTTTTGCCAAGGGGTGGCTGGAGAACTGGCGGACCAACGGTTGGCGACGTGCTGACCGGCGCCCAGTGGAGAACCAGGACCTCTGGCAGGCCCTTTTGCAGGCCCTGGGGACCCATCAGGTGGAGTTCCACTGGGTGAAGGGGCATGCCGGCCATCCGGAAAACGAGCGGGTGGACCGGGAGGCGAGGAGGCAGGCGAGTCTGAGAAAGAGAGGCCTGGGCGAAAACAGAACCTAG
- a CDS encoding GGDEF domain-containing phosphodiesterase, whose product MVNEASWKLFAPLSIEGATLLIEHQDLPSGMVIRLGGAAGVVLKPQEAQELLLNLLTGESWVSSRLVWAAPRLHIGPRGYNLNERAKLALIEALQALLVEAQGTAINPMPRETWQRALLEVSRQRFTGLEEAIPKLGEILIGLGFKGLCLWLKESNEPLLKPAGQYPETALPGELSSERHPVYFQVLERNLLIAAEDIRQDARLNELRELLLGRGTGAVLQAVLHSEAGLRGVLWLESAQPRRWAPSDETLALAVTQVIERILRPLKDELKIQAPERRSLAVRRSEFEINLAQALSLAQRHGRSMALMRIRVEGMTRPQTEQAAREIAYTLRQSDSLAYLGEQGFALLLSEVRWTAGASRVAHRLLGRLRAALAGLKIGIGIAMYPQDATSVEGLWAQAEQACAKALETGGGIRLLTPGASELQEALDRKSLTLHFQPVFSLTDLELVAVEALARWPKPRGLHQAGEFLPLAEQVGLLSAQDRWALEKVLEQAALWKPSGVNARFSVNISAETLIDPNFPSFLQEMLSAKDLPADILILELREEALLSDLEAAGRSLEILKHLGVAIALDNFGTNPLPLTQLKRLPLDWIKLNPALSISENAPLAKATIEMVHAVGAKVVAKGLEEQSQLTRMKELGADYGQGHILGWPVPTEDLGALLVWGIGT is encoded by the coding sequence TTGGTAAACGAGGCTAGCTGGAAACTATTCGCACCGCTCTCGATTGAAGGGGCCACCCTCCTGATCGAGCACCAAGACCTACCCTCGGGCATGGTCATACGCCTGGGGGGGGCGGCTGGGGTGGTGCTCAAGCCCCAGGAAGCCCAGGAGCTTCTGCTCAACCTGCTCACCGGGGAGTCCTGGGTGAGCAGCCGCCTGGTCTGGGCCGCACCCCGGCTCCACATCGGCCCCAGGGGCTATAACCTCAACGAGCGGGCTAAGCTTGCTCTGATCGAGGCCCTGCAGGCGCTTTTGGTGGAGGCCCAGGGAACGGCCATCAACCCCATGCCCAGGGAGACCTGGCAGAGGGCCTTGCTCGAGGTAAGCCGCCAGCGCTTCACCGGTTTGGAGGAGGCCATCCCCAAGCTGGGGGAGATTCTCATCGGGCTGGGCTTCAAGGGCCTGTGTCTTTGGCTGAAGGAAAGCAACGAACCCCTCCTGAAGCCCGCCGGCCAGTACCCCGAAACCGCCCTGCCGGGCGAACTCTCCTCCGAGCGGCACCCGGTCTACTTCCAGGTGCTGGAGCGCAACCTGCTCATCGCGGCTGAAGACATCCGCCAGGATGCCCGGCTCAACGAGCTGCGCGAGCTGCTGCTGGGCCGGGGGACAGGTGCGGTGCTGCAGGCCGTCCTCCACAGCGAGGCCGGCCTGAGGGGGGTGCTCTGGCTGGAGAGCGCCCAGCCCCGCCGCTGGGCCCCCAGCGACGAGACCCTGGCTTTGGCGGTGACCCAGGTAATCGAGCGTATCCTTCGCCCCCTCAAGGACGAGCTCAAAATACAGGCGCCCGAGCGCCGCTCCCTCGCAGTGCGGCGCAGCGAGTTCGAGATCAACCTGGCCCAGGCCCTCTCGCTGGCCCAGCGGCACGGGCGCTCCATGGCCCTGATGCGCATCCGGGTAGAGGGCATGACCCGACCCCAGACCGAACAGGCCGCCCGCGAAATCGCCTACACCCTACGGCAAAGCGACTCCCTGGCCTACCTGGGGGAGCAGGGCTTTGCCCTGCTTCTCTCCGAGGTGCGCTGGACCGCTGGGGCCAGCCGGGTGGCGCACCGGCTCCTGGGGCGGCTGCGGGCCGCGCTGGCCGGGCTCAAAATTGGTATTGGCATCGCCATGTACCCCCAGGATGCCACCAGCGTCGAGGGGCTTTGGGCCCAGGCCGAGCAGGCCTGCGCCAAGGCTTTGGAAACCGGCGGGGGAATCCGGCTTTTGACCCCGGGTGCTAGCGAGCTGCAGGAGGCGCTCGACCGGAAAAGCCTGACCCTGCACTTCCAACCGGTCTTCAGCTTGACTGACCTCGAGCTGGTGGCCGTGGAGGCCCTAGCCCGCTGGCCCAAGCCCAGGGGCCTGCACCAGGCAGGGGAGTTCCTGCCCCTGGCCGAGCAGGTAGGCCTTCTAAGCGCCCAGGACCGCTGGGCCTTAGAAAAGGTCCTGGAGCAGGCTGCTCTGTGGAAACCCTCCGGGGTCAACGCCCGCTTCAGCGTGAACATCTCCGCCGAGACCCTCATAGACCCCAACTTTCCCAGCTTCCTCCAGGAGATGCTCTCGGCCAAGGATTTGCCCGCCGACATTCTGATCCTCGAGCTGCGGGAGGAGGCTCTTCTGAGCGATCTGGAGGCCGCTGGTCGAAGCCTGGAGATCCTCAAGCACCTGGGGGTGGCCATCGCTTTGGACAACTTCGGCACCAACCCTCTGCCCCTCACCCAGCTCAAACGGCTGCCTCTGGACTGGATCAAACTCAACCCAGCCCTCTCCATCTCGGAAAACGCTCCCCTGGCCAAGGCCACCATCGAGATGGTGCACGCAGTAGGGGCCAAGGTGGTGGCCAAGGGGCTGGAAGAGCAGTCCCAGCTCACCCGCATGAAAGAGCTGGGGGCCGACTATGGCCAGGGCCACATCCTGGGCTGGCCGGTCCCCACCGAGGACCTGGGGGCCCTTCTGGTTTGGGGAATTGGAACCTGA
- a CDS encoding diacylglycerol kinase family protein has protein sequence MSRPVLFVINPAAGRGKVGRMLDRLQSAIQYWAPKAELVITEKPGHATLLAQQAPPESRVIAVGGDGTVHEVLRGLAGSTKTLGVVPIGSGNDFARMVGLHRLGLEAALRTALEGPADTVDLGLVNDQPYGASLGIGFDAAVARKALEAPTFLRGMPRYLYSIFGVLKELELPRLELYQGQQMLYQGPSLLVALMNAATYGGGIPIVPTARPNDGLLSVAVAGEFSRLGVVGILPRLLTGRHVHHPRLRFFQGTEFLVRFDRPVPAHADGELVTPAAEYRVRVVPGGLRVVRPR, from the coding sequence ATGAGCCGTCCCGTTCTCTTTGTCATCAACCCCGCCGCCGGGCGGGGCAAGGTTGGTCGGATGTTGGACCGGCTGCAAAGCGCCATCCAGTACTGGGCCCCCAAGGCCGAGCTGGTTATCACCGAGAAGCCCGGCCACGCCACCCTGCTGGCCCAGCAGGCCCCCCCGGAAAGCCGGGTCATAGCCGTGGGCGGCGACGGCACCGTGCACGAGGTGCTGCGGGGCCTGGCGGGGTCGACCAAGACCCTAGGGGTGGTGCCCATCGGCAGCGGCAACGACTTCGCCCGCATGGTGGGGCTGCACCGGCTTGGGCTGGAGGCCGCCCTCAGAACCGCCCTGGAGGGCCCGGCCGACACGGTGGATCTGGGGCTGGTCAACGACCAGCCCTACGGGGCCAGCCTGGGCATCGGCTTCGACGCCGCGGTGGCCCGCAAGGCCCTGGAGGCCCCTACCTTCCTGCGGGGGATGCCGCGCTACCTCTACTCCATCTTCGGGGTGCTGAAGGAGCTCGAGCTGCCCCGGCTGGAGCTTTACCAGGGCCAGCAGATGCTCTACCAAGGCCCGAGCCTGCTGGTGGCCCTGATGAACGCCGCCACCTACGGGGGGGGCATCCCCATCGTCCCCACAGCCAGGCCCAACGACGGCCTGCTCTCGGTGGCGGTGGCAGGGGAGTTCAGCCGGCTGGGGGTGGTGGGCATTCTGCCCCGTCTGCTCACCGGCCGGCACGTGCACCACCCCAGGCTGCGCTTCTTCCAGGGCACCGAGTTCCTGGTCCGCTTCGACCGGCCCGTACCCGCCCACGCCGACGGCGAGCTGGTGACCCCAGCGGCCGAGTACCGGGTGCGGGTGGTGCCCGGGGGGCTGCGGGTGGTCCGGCCCCGGTGA
- a CDS encoding GNAT family N-acetyltransferase, with the protein MHRPVAQHHLSQLAELLTWMDQAPERRALAPEARTPEGLWWELLAGEGEQAWVWLEGGRVQGYGALVPFWGGAALEGPIVREGDGRALLRHLLRKARQQGYTTLYAFPEACNRQARRLLEQAGFAAQHTTYFYRIGRADLAYPPPSGYRIEREAACDPWVYRELYSRAEDGWSLRLGWTDEELRQHFLQAGVELLVARDPAGQPVGMAELELGEAEAEVAYLGVVPEARGRGLGRALLGAAAEAAFGHPAIRSLRVRAHDHEKAAQALYQRLGFQQESAVVTYALEL; encoded by the coding sequence ATGCACCGGCCCGTGGCCCAGCACCACCTTTCCCAGCTCGCCGAGCTGCTGACCTGGATGGACCAGGCCCCCGAGCGGCGCGCGCTGGCTCCCGAGGCCCGCACCCCGGAGGGGCTTTGGTGGGAGCTTTTGGCTGGAGAGGGGGAGCAGGCCTGGGTCTGGTTGGAAGGAGGGCGGGTGCAGGGGTATGGGGCCCTGGTGCCCTTCTGGGGCGGGGCGGCCCTCGAGGGTCCCATCGTTCGCGAGGGGGACGGCCGGGCGCTGCTGCGCCACCTGCTTAGGAAGGCCAGGCAGCAGGGCTACACCACCCTCTACGCCTTCCCCGAGGCCTGCAACCGGCAGGCCCGCCGCCTCCTCGAGCAGGCGGGCTTTGCCGCCCAGCACACCACCTACTTCTACCGGATTGGCCGCGCCGACCTGGCCTACCCCCCTCCTTCGGGGTACCGGATTGAGCGGGAGGCGGCGTGCGACCCCTGGGTCTACCGCGAGCTATACAGCCGGGCCGAGGACGGCTGGAGCCTGCGGTTGGGTTGGACCGACGAGGAGCTTCGCCAGCACTTCTTGCAGGCCGGGGTGGAGCTTTTGGTGGCCCGCGACCCTGCCGGCCAGCCGGTGGGCATGGCCGAGCTCGAGCTGGGCGAGGCCGAGGCCGAGGTGGCCTACCTCGGGGTGGTGCCTGAGGCCCGGGGCCGGGGGCTGGGCCGGGCCTTGCTGGGGGCCGCGGCCGAAGCGGCTTTTGGTCATCCAGCTATCCGCAGCCTTCGGGTGCGGGCCCACGACCACGAGAAGGCTGCGCAGGCCCTGTACCAGCGGCTCGGCTTCCAGCAGGAAAGCGCGGTGGTGACCTACGCCCTGGAACTCTAG
- a CDS encoding enolase C-terminal domain-like protein yields the protein MPTIKRIALHPFRLPLRSSLRWGRASELSALEHLLLEVELSDGAIGRAEIPPRPTIYGETPATVRAALEYLTPQLLGLEVEDTEAIQQVLSGFPCHLTTKGALDIALWEAWARSEGQELWEVLEPAQPRVQVSYILGIADEAEMLADAEAAYAAGVRVLKVKVGRDLEGDLRRIALLQERLPGARLYADANETLSPENAEPYLEALAQAGLLYVEEPLPVAEVLARKRLRSLGLLPIIADDSAFTLADLWREIQLNTFDVLNIKPARSGYTQSLKMLALARSEGKRVMVGSQALSSFGAYQTALLAFQAGVSEPCELAFHLKAQGGFCPFPPFREGWLYWEDLKACRFDPEAFQAYAG from the coding sequence GTGCCCACCATCAAGCGCATCGCCCTCCACCCTTTCCGCCTGCCCCTGCGCAGCAGCCTGCGCTGGGGCAGGGCCTCCGAGCTTTCGGCCCTGGAGCACCTGCTGCTGGAGGTGGAGCTTTCCGACGGGGCCATAGGCCGCGCCGAGATTCCCCCCCGGCCCACCATCTACGGCGAGACCCCCGCCACCGTCCGAGCAGCCCTGGAGTACCTGACCCCGCAGCTGCTGGGCCTCGAGGTCGAGGACACCGAGGCCATCCAGCAGGTGCTGAGCGGTTTCCCCTGCCACCTTACCACCAAGGGCGCGCTGGACATCGCGCTGTGGGAGGCCTGGGCCAGAAGCGAGGGGCAGGAGCTTTGGGAGGTGCTGGAGCCGGCCCAGCCCCGCGTCCAGGTCAGCTACATCCTGGGTATTGCCGACGAAGCCGAGATGCTTGCGGATGCCGAGGCGGCCTACGCAGCCGGGGTGCGGGTGCTCAAGGTCAAGGTAGGGCGCGACCTGGAGGGCGACCTGCGGCGCATCGCCCTCCTGCAAGAGCGCCTGCCCGGGGCAAGGCTCTATGCCGATGCCAACGAGACCCTCTCGCCCGAAAACGCCGAGCCGTACCTGGAAGCCCTGGCCCAAGCTGGGCTTCTGTACGTGGAGGAGCCCCTACCGGTGGCCGAGGTGCTGGCCCGCAAGCGGCTGCGCAGCCTGGGGCTGCTGCCCATCATCGCCGATGATTCGGCCTTCACCCTGGCCGACCTGTGGCGCGAAATTCAGCTCAACACCTTCGATGTGCTGAACATCAAGCCGGCCCGCAGCGGCTACACCCAAAGCCTGAAGATGCTGGCCCTGGCCCGCAGCGAGGGCAAGCGGGTCATGGTGGGCTCGCAGGCCCTGTCCAGCTTCGGGGCCTACCAGACCGCCCTGCTGGCCTTCCAGGCCGGAGTGAGCGAACCCTGCGAGCTGGCCTTCCACCTCAAGGCCCAGGGGGGCTTCTGCCCCTTCCCGCCTTTTCGCGAGGGCTGGCTTTACTGGGAGGACCTGAAGGCCTGCCGCTTCGATCCGGAGGCCTTTCAAGCCTACGCTGGCTAG
- a CDS encoding LeuA family protein, with protein sequence MQRRIEIIDTTFRDGQQSPLLFDTEKYRFTLEEKKLLLAGLLELGVTHFEFFSPVVGEAEAEDVRALIAYARSLTDKPLYFLGHCRANPLDIEKALEAGCNGLNLYLGVSPLAQRHNAQKPLEEAVALVEGVVRETRRAHPDLYLRFSAEDAFRTPLEDIFRLYDAVYPYVNTLGLPDTVGVAEPEDVTEVVTQLRQRYPRVALECHFHNDRGLALANVLAAVRAGVRYVDASIWGLAERSGIPSVTGALFNLSKRYPELKTQYNLSQCYPLNVLMASILGTLVPYTEPVSLTNRTHTAGVHQKAVLNEKKVYEAHNLHEFGVEKNQLLLGPLSGWNLIYYYLKEVEALEITKEQAKSIAQEFKSRTGEIGRRKKPEELLLEIAMAHGLRRHPIPEEVPTARLENLD encoded by the coding sequence ATGCAAAGGCGTATCGAGATCATAGACACCACCTTTCGCGACGGACAGCAGTCGCCGCTTCTTTTCGACACCGAGAAGTACCGCTTCACCCTGGAAGAAAAGAAGCTCCTCCTAGCGGGTCTCCTCGAGCTCGGGGTAACCCACTTCGAGTTCTTCTCGCCGGTGGTGGGGGAGGCCGAGGCCGAGGACGTGCGGGCGCTCATCGCGTACGCCAGGAGCCTGACTGATAAGCCCCTTTACTTTCTGGGCCACTGCCGCGCCAACCCCTTGGACATCGAGAAGGCCCTCGAGGCGGGCTGCAACGGGCTCAACCTCTACCTGGGGGTTTCCCCCCTGGCCCAGCGGCACAACGCCCAAAAACCCCTGGAGGAGGCGGTGGCCCTGGTGGAGGGGGTGGTGCGGGAGACCCGAAGGGCCCACCCCGACCTCTACCTCCGTTTTAGCGCCGAAGACGCCTTCCGCACCCCCCTGGAGGACATCTTCCGCCTGTACGATGCGGTCTACCCCTACGTGAACACCCTGGGCCTCCCCGATACAGTAGGGGTGGCCGAGCCGGAGGACGTGACCGAGGTGGTCACCCAGCTTCGCCAGCGCTACCCCCGGGTGGCGCTGGAGTGCCATTTCCACAACGACCGGGGCCTGGCCCTGGCCAACGTGCTGGCCGCGGTGCGGGCCGGGGTGCGCTATGTGGATGCCTCCATCTGGGGCCTGGCCGAACGCTCGGGGATTCCCTCGGTCACCGGGGCGCTCTTCAACCTCTCCAAGCGCTATCCCGAGCTGAAAACCCAGTACAACCTGAGCCAGTGCTACCCGCTGAACGTGCTGATGGCCTCGATTCTCGGCACGCTCGTTCCCTATACCGAGCCGGTCTCGCTTACCAACCGCACCCACACCGCTGGCGTGCACCAGAAGGCCGTCCTCAACGAAAAAAAGGTGTACGAGGCCCACAACCTGCACGAGTTTGGGGTGGAGAAGAACCAGCTTCTGCTGGGCCCTCTTTCGGGCTGGAACCTGATCTACTACTATCTGAAGGAGGTCGAGGCGTTGGAGATCACCAAGGAGCAGGCCAAGAGCATCGCCCAGGAGTTCAAGAGCCGAACTGGCGAGATTGGCCGCAGGAAAAAGCCCGAGGAGCTTCTGCTGGAGATAGCCATGGCCCACGGCTTGCGCCGCCACCCCATACCAGAGGAGGTGCCCACGGCGCGCCTGGAGAACCTGGACTGA
- a CDS encoding 3-isopropylmalate dehydratase large subunit, translating to MGLTLAEKILSRRAGREVRAGELVVVEVDQVMVVDSIAGSFFRRLEQLGAAPRYPEKVTIVIDHVAPAANVEVAKAQKEIREWGRRHGCRVFDVGRGVCHQVLIEERLALPGGIVLGSDSHSTTYGGIGCFGTGMGATDIALAAASGRTWLRVPETVKVTFRGRLAPGATAKDAALEMVRVLTADGATYMSVEIHLADGAESLTRSQRLTLANLTVEAGAKCGLVVPSGEVLELYQVPGWLYPDPDAVYAREVEIDLSTLTPRVSVPFYVDNVEEVARVKGKRVDQVFVGTCTNGRLDDLHQVAEVLKGRRVAPGVRMLIIPASSEVLEAAAADGTLLTLLQAGATIGTPGCGPCMGRHQGVLAPGEVCVSTSNRNFRGRMGAPDAEIYLASPRVAAATAVAGYITTPEELEGVHA from the coding sequence ATGGGGCTGACGTTAGCGGAAAAGATTCTTTCTAGACGGGCGGGCCGTGAGGTGCGGGCAGGCGAGCTGGTGGTGGTGGAGGTGGACCAGGTGATGGTGGTGGACTCCATCGCTGGGAGTTTCTTCAGGCGCCTGGAGCAGCTCGGGGCTGCTCCGCGCTATCCCGAGAAGGTGACCATCGTCATCGACCATGTGGCCCCGGCGGCCAACGTGGAGGTGGCCAAGGCGCAGAAGGAGATTCGCGAGTGGGGCAGGCGCCATGGCTGCCGGGTCTTCGACGTGGGGCGGGGTGTTTGCCACCAGGTCCTTATCGAGGAACGGCTGGCCCTGCCGGGGGGGATTGTGCTGGGCTCGGACTCGCACTCCACCACCTATGGGGGCATCGGCTGCTTTGGTACCGGGATGGGGGCCACCGATATTGCGCTGGCCGCGGCCTCGGGGCGTACCTGGCTTAGGGTGCCCGAGACGGTCAAGGTAACCTTCCGGGGCAGGCTGGCCCCCGGCGCCACGGCCAAGGACGCGGCTTTGGAGATGGTGCGGGTCCTCACCGCCGACGGGGCTACCTACATGAGCGTGGAGATTCACCTGGCGGATGGGGCCGAATCCCTTACCCGCAGCCAGCGCCTCACCCTGGCCAACCTCACGGTGGAGGCCGGGGCCAAGTGCGGCCTGGTGGTGCCGAGCGGGGAGGTTCTGGAGCTTTACCAGGTGCCCGGGTGGCTCTACCCCGACCCGGACGCGGTCTACGCCAGGGAGGTCGAAATTGACCTCAGCACCCTTACCCCTCGAGTCTCGGTGCCCTTCTACGTAGACAACGTGGAGGAGGTCGCGCGGGTGAAGGGCAAGCGGGTGGACCAGGTCTTCGTGGGGACCTGCACCAACGGGCGGCTCGATGACCTGCACCAGGTGGCCGAGGTCCTCAAAGGGCGCAGGGTGGCCCCTGGGGTGCGGATGCTCATCATCCCGGCTTCCTCGGAGGTGCTCGAGGCCGCTGCCGCCGACGGCACCCTGCTCACTTTGTTGCAGGCCGGGGCCACCATTGGCACCCCGGGCTGCGGGCCCTGCATGGGGCGGCACCAGGGGGTGCTGGCGCCGGGGGAGGTCTGCGTCAGCACCTCCAACCGCAACTTCCGGGGCCGCATGGGAGCGCCGGATGCCGAAATCTACCTAGCCAGCCCGCGGGTGGCGGCGGCCACGGCGGTGGCGGGGTACATCACCACCCCGGAGGAGCTGGAGGGGGTACATGCCTAG
- a CDS encoding homoaconitate hydratase (catalyzes the formation of homoisocitrate from cis-homoaconitate) produces the protein MPRVWKFGDSINTDDILPGKYAPFMVGEDRFHTYAFAHLRPEFAAGFRPGDLLVLGRNAGLGSSREYAPEALRRLGLEAIVAKSYARIFYRNLVNLGIVPFEAPEVVDVLQDGDQVELDIAQGILRRGAETYRLRPPPAFLLEALREGSILAYYRKHGRFPGE, from the coding sequence ATGCCTAGGGTCTGGAAGTTTGGCGATTCCATCAACACCGACGATATCTTGCCCGGTAAGTACGCGCCTTTTATGGTGGGGGAGGACCGCTTCCACACCTATGCCTTTGCCCACCTGAGGCCGGAGTTCGCCGCGGGCTTCAGGCCTGGCGACCTTCTGGTGCTGGGCCGCAACGCGGGCCTGGGCTCCTCCCGCGAGTACGCCCCAGAGGCTCTGCGCAGGCTGGGGCTGGAGGCCATCGTGGCCAAGAGCTACGCCCGCATCTTCTACCGCAACCTGGTCAACTTAGGCATCGTGCCCTTCGAGGCCCCTGAGGTGGTGGACGTTTTGCAGGATGGCGACCAGGTGGAGCTGGACATAGCCCAGGGCATTCTGCGGCGGGGGGCGGAAACGTACCGGCTCAGGCCGCCGCCCGCTTTCTTGCTCGAGGCCTTGAGGGAGGGGAGTATTCTGGCCTATTACCGCAAGCACGGCCGCTTTCCGGGGGAGTAA
- a CDS encoding paraquat-inducible protein A: protein MDELEVVCPVCREPNFIPPEDLEELTPEDYFECEFCGAYLQILSTDPLEVAVIEDGEEGLFVDCPACGLTFELEGDEEEALCPECGHRFVPDWSEIESEEEEE from the coding sequence ATGGACGAGCTAGAGGTGGTCTGCCCTGTATGCCGCGAGCCCAACTTTATCCCGCCAGAAGACCTGGAGGAGCTTACCCCTGAGGACTATTTTGAGTGCGAGTTCTGCGGGGCTTACCTGCAGATCCTTTCCACAGACCCCTTGGAAGTGGCGGTCATAGAGGACGGCGAGGAGGGGCTTTTTGTGGACTGCCCGGCCTGCGGCCTCACTTTTGAGCTGGAGGGCGACGAGGAGGAGGCCCTTTGCCCGGAGTGCGGCCACCGCTTTGTGCCCGACTGGTCCGAGATTGAATCCGAGGAAGAAGAGGAGTGA
- the lysW gene encoding lysine biosynthesis protein LysW, with the protein MTAECVECGSELELANPELGELVVCETCGAELEVVGLEPLRLEAAPEEAEDWGE; encoded by the coding sequence ATGACGGCTGAGTGTGTGGAGTGCGGCAGCGAGCTGGAGCTGGCAAACCCTGAGCTGGGCGAGCTGGTGGTCTGCGAGACCTGTGGGGCAGAGCTGGAGGTGGTGGGGCTGGAGCCCTTGCGGCTCGAGGCCGCCCCGGAAGAGGCGGAGGATTGGGGCGAGTAG